The Rhodospirillales bacterium nucleotide sequence CAGCGTGGCCCGGGGGCGCTCCAGCTTGCGAACGCCCATGGCGTCGATCAGCGCCAGCATCTGAGCGCGAATGGCGGCGCTGCGCGCGTCCATGCGGCCCGCACGCGCCGATAGATCGCGCGCCTGCGCCCGCGCGGCCTCTGCCAGAGCATCGGCTTCCAGCGCCCGCACAATGAGCTCGTCTGCAATGTCCAGAGCGTCAGTCTCGCCGTCCAGCGTGTCGAGGAAGGCGGCTTCGTCGTCGTCTCCAAGGTAGCTGCGGATTTCCGCAGCCAACCCGGCGAGGAAGGCAGGATCAAGCCTCATGGCGAACACTCCTTGTACGGGATCTCATCATCGGGCAGCACCGTGCCGACCGGCGGTCTGGCAAGAGCGGCCTTGCGGGCGTCCTTGGCTTCGGCCACCCCCGGCGCCTTGCGGGCCTCGGGGGTGAGCCCTGTCCAGACAGCTGCCAGCGCGTCCAGCGTCGGGGCGGCGTCCAGCGCAGCAATGGCGGGGTGCGGGCCGGGCGTCTGGCGCGGGGGCGGCGCGGCGGCTGCGGCGGTGTTGCCGTCGTCATCCTCCGGGGCGATCCCGGCCATGCACATCAGCCCGTAGCGGCGCGCGTAGGTGATCGCGCCGCCAAGCCCCTGCATGTCGTTTTTCTGCACGATCAGCGGAATCGCGCACTCGGCCCGGTCGCCGCTTTCATGCGCGAGAATCGTGGTGACGAACCGCTGCCCCTCGCGCTCGGTAACAGGCTGCATGACCGCGATGCCGTTGGCGTTCAGCGCGCCCATGCAGGCGTCCATGACCTCGGCCAGATCGGCATACCTCGTCTTGAAGTGCGGGTTCGTCGCCGACTTGAGCGCCCTGCCCATCTGCATCTGCGCAGCAGCAAGGGCGGCGATCAGGTTGGCGTGCCCGGCTGCGGGGTCGGTGAGAGCGGGGTGCATCACGCCGCCCCGATCAGCGCGGCGCCGGCGCCGGCGTCGATGGCGGTCACGGCGGCGACGAAATCGCGCACCTGCCGTTCGGCGGCGCGGGCGATTTCGTGGGCGCAGAGGTCCAGCATCCTGCGCGTGGCCTCATCCGAGAGCACGCATTCCACGGTCGAGTTTCCGGACGCCAGCGTCACCACAGCCCGCAGCGGGTTGTCCCGGCCGATGGGCATGTACCTGTTGGCGGGGCCGATGGTCAGGGCGGTCAGCTTCATCGTCATCCCTCCTGCGCCGGGGTGGCGCTTGAGGGGACTATGGATTGGATTTTTCCAACGGTCAAGCGGTACTTTTGGAAACGTCCTATTTTGATCCCGGCCGGGACCGTGGCAAGGTGGGCTTGCCTTGGAGGTATAACGTGAACAGATCAGAGGAAGATGTTTGCCAGCTTGTCGCCGCGCTGGACGCGCTGACCAGGGTTCAGAAGCTGACGCTGCTGGCCCTTGTCAGGCAGGCCCTAGCTGCTGGACGTACGCCCGGATCATGGCCAGAAGCCGCGTCCGATCAGCCGGCGGCAGGCTCGCAAATGCCTGCACCAGCTCTTGGTCTAGCTCTTGATCCGTCGGCTCATACAGTAGCGCACTGACGGGCACGCCAAGGCCCTTGACCGCGATCTTGTGCAGCGTGTCGAGGCGCGGGTTGCGACTTTTCCCGGACAGGATGTCATAGACAAGCGTCGGGTTCGTGCCCAGATGGCGCGCAACCTCAGCGGCATTCGTGCCCTTCCGGGTCATGATCGCCTCGATATTGCGCGCAACGAGCATTGTGAGGGCGTCCCGTTCCATGGCTTGGGGTTATCCTAGCCAGACATGGGGGCGCGACTAGGAAGTTTCCAGTTGCGCGCCGCTTGGAAATATCCTAACTTCGGGGCATGACGAAGATCGTTCACCCCGACCTGCTCTCCGACATCGCCGCATATTGCGCGCGACAGAACATGACGCGATCGGCCTTCGGGCTGGCGGCCGTGCGCGACCCCCGCCTTGTGTTCGACATCGAGGAAGGCCGCGAACTGCGCAGCCGCACGGTCGAGCGGGTGCGACACTTCATCAACACCGGCGATCCGCTAGCCGACGGTGACGCCGCATGACCTCGTCCACCCATTCCGGCGGCGGGTGCCTCCCACCCGTGGAACGCCATGCGGGGCGGCGTGCCGCCGGAAGCCCCGCGCATGGCGGCCCTTCCTCAACTGCCCCCGGCGTGCCCCCAGCGCGTCGGGGGGCTTTTGAGGTGACGGCATGACCGAGCGGGGCCATTTTCCGCTGATCTGCGGGCTTGACCTGCCGGCCTTGCGGGCGCTGGCCGACAGGATCGCAGTCGAGATCGGCCGCCGCGAGCGGAAGACATGCCCGGACTGCGGCGCGCCTATCGCCGCCAAGAGCGCGCGATGCCGCCGGTGCCACATGAGGGCCAAAAGCGCTGACCCGGCGTTCCGGGAGCGGCAGGCCGAGGCAGTGCGGGCGCATCTGGCCGAGCGGTGGCAAGACCCGGCGTTCCGGGAGCGGCAGGCCGAGGCAGTGCGGGCGCATCTGGCCGAGCGGTGGCAAGACCCGGCGTTCCGGAAGCGGCAGGCCGAGGCAGTGCGGGCGGTGTGGCAAGACCCGGCGTTCCGGAAGCGGCAGGCCGAGGCAGTGCGGGCGGTGTGGCAAGACCCGGCGTTCCGGAAGCGGCAGGCCGAGGCAGTGCGGGCGGTGTGGCAAGACCCGGCGTTCCGGAAGCGGCAGGCCGAGGCAGTGCGGGCGGTGTGGCAAGACCCGGCGTTCCGGAAGCGGCAGGCCGAGGCAGTGCGGGCGCATTACATACGGCGCGAACAAGCGCTCATGATTGATCTGGACGACGATGCGGTACTGGTATTTGCCGCCGCGCGGGACGACGGCGTGCCATGCGCGGAAGCGCGGGAAGTGGCGCTGATGGACATGGCCGAACGCGGGAAGCGGCGCGAGGCAGTGCGGGCGCATTACATACGGCGCGAACAAGCGCTCATGATTGATCTGGACGACGATGCGGTACTGGTATTTGCCGCCGCGCGGGACGACGGCGTGCCATGCGCGGAAGCGCGGGAAGTGGCGCTGATGGACATGGCCGAACGCGGGAAGCGGCGCGAGGCCGCAGAATGACCGACCCGGCGGCCGCCCTTGCCTTCGTCGCCAGCGCCGATGCGGCGATCCTGCCCGCCTACCGCGATGCTGTCCGCACCTACCCGGGCGGCGCGTGGAAAGACGAGGTGCTGGCCGCCATCGCGCGCCGCACGGCCGAAATTGCGAAGGCCCGCGCATGAACAAGTTTGGCGCGGTCCCTGTCACGGTCGACGGCATCCGCTTCGCCAGCACGCGCGAGGCTCGCCGGTGGGCAGAATTGCGGCTGCTGGAACGGGCCGGCGACATTCGCGCGCTGCGGCGGCAGGTGGCGATCCGCCTCATCGGGCGTGACGGGCCGATCCTGACCGACACCGGGCGGCC carries:
- a CDS encoding ERF family protein, with protein sequence MMHPALTDPAAGHANLIAALAAAQMQMGRALKSATNPHFKTRYADLAEVMDACMGALNANGIAVMQPVTEREGQRFVTTILAHESGDRAECAIPLIVQKNDMQGLGGAITYARRYGLMCMAGIAPEDDDGNTAAAAAPPPRQTPGPHPAIAALDAAPTLDALAAVWTGLTPEARKAPGVAEAKDARKAALARPPVGTVLPDDEIPYKECSP
- a CDS encoding siphovirus Gp157 family protein, with the translated sequence MRLDPAFLAGLAAEIRSYLGDDDEAAFLDTLDGETDALDIADELIVRALEADALAEAARAQARDLSARAGRMDARSAAIRAQMLALIDAMGVRKLERPRATLSRRTGTVSVRIVDEAEVPTQLCRVERVPDKTAIKRALEAGENVPGAELGRGPDGVTLRVA
- a CDS encoding helix-turn-helix domain-containing protein, whose protein sequence is MERDALTMLVARNIEAIMTRKGTNAAEVARHLGTNPTLVYDILSGKSRNPRLDTLHKIAVKGLGVPVSALLYEPTDQELDQELVQAFASLPPADRTRLLAMIRAYVQQLGPA
- a CDS encoding DUF1064 domain-containing protein encodes the protein MNKFGAVPVTVDGIRFASTREARRWAELRLLERAGDIRALRRQVAIRLIGRDGPILTDTGRPRTYVADFVYEDCRLGWAEVVEDAKGHPTPEYRLKRAILAAQGVAVRET